From Pangasianodon hypophthalmus isolate fPanHyp1 chromosome 30, fPanHyp1.pri, whole genome shotgun sequence, a single genomic window includes:
- the LOC128317807 gene encoding tripartite motif-containing protein 16-like, with protein MHFSERLAASPAHCSTGPGDVECDFCTERKHKAVKSCLICLTSFCEPHLKAQHEVPALKRHKLEKATTQLQEKICSQHHKLLEIYCHTDQSSICYLCTMDEHKAHNIISGVSERTEKQHELKEEQMKSQQRIQEKQKKVQELKQAVNIIKLSAQTAVEDSERIFTELISSMEKKRSEVTELIRAQEKAELSRAERLLEQLEQEIADLQRRVTELEQLSHTHDHIHFLQSFQSVSSGHKDSSSIHVNPRLSFDGVRKYLSDLKKRLEEFCTEELKISPHDSAVQMMSPSEPKSRQDFLKYFCSLTLDPNTVNQHLILSDNNRVLRHSWRDQEYSDHPERFDYHWQVLCEESMLARHYWEVEWMRDDDVEISVSYREICRKGWRDECKFGRNDQSWCLRCSSTSLCFYHNNIQTEIQGPSSSRIGVYVDHSAGTLSFYSVSDTMKLLHRVHTTFTQPLYAGFGIYLLDDEITVRLCDPE; from the exons atgcatttttcag AGAGAttagctgcttctcctgctcactgttccACTGGgcctggagatgtggagtgtgatttctgcactgagagaaaacacaaagccgtCAAGTCCTGTCTGATTTGTCTGACCTCCTTTTGTGAACCTCATCTGAAAGCTCAGCATGAAGTTCCAGCTTTGAAAAGGCACAAGCTGGAAAAAGCCACGACGCAGCTACAGGAGAAGATCTGCTCACAGCACCACAAGCTGCTGGAGATCTACTGTCATACTGACCAAAGCTCcatctgttatttgtgtacGATGGATGAACACAAAGCTCACAACATCATCTCAGGTGTGTCAGAAAGAACcgagaaacag catgagctaaaggaggagcagatgaaatcccagcagagaatccaggagaagcagaagaaggtgcaggagctgaaacaggctgtgaacatTATAAAG ctgagtgcacagactgcagtggaggacagtgagaggatctttactgagctgatcagctccatggagaaaaagcgctcggaggtgacggagctgatcagagctcaggagaaggctgaactgagtcgagctgaacgactcctggagcaactggagcaggagattgctgatcttcagaggagagtcactgagctggagcagctttcacacacacacgatcacatccatttcctccag AGTTTCCAGTCTGTCTCTTCTGGACATAAGGACTCATCAAGCATCCACGTTAATCCACGTCTCTCATTCGACGGTGTGAGGAAGTATCTCTCAGACCTGAAAAAGCGACTGGAGGAATTCTGCACTGAGGAATTGAAAATCTCTCCACATG ATTCTGCAGTTCAGATGATGTCACCCTCAGAGCCAAAGAGCAGGCAAGATTTTTTGAAAT atttctgttctctgACTCTGGACCCCAACACAGTAAATCAGCACCTCATTCTGAGTGACAACAACAGAGTGCTGAGACACAGCTGGAGAGACCAGGAGTACTCTGATCATCCGGAGCGGTTTGACTACCACTGGCAGGTGTTGTGTGAGGAGAGTATGCTTGCACGCcattactgggaggtggagtggatGCGAGATGACGATGTGGAAATATCCGTCTCGTACAGAGAGATCTGCAGGAAAGGATGGCGCGACGAGTGCAAGTTTGGACGCAACGATCAGTCCTGGTGTCTGCGCTGTTCTTCCacgtctctctgtttctatcacaACAACATTCAGACCGAGATCCAAGGgccatcatcctccagaataggagtgtatgtggatcacagtgcaggaactctgtctttctacagcgtctctgacacgatgaagctcctccacagagtccacaccacattcactcagcctctatacgcTGGGTTTGGGATCTACTTGTTAGATGACGAAATAACTGTGAGGTTGTGTGATCCAGagtaa
- the LOC128317846 gene encoding tripartite motif-containing protein 16-like — protein MAEASISVDQDQFSCPVCLDLLKDPVAIPCGHSFCKLCINGCWDQEDQKGVYSCPQCRDTFTPRPVLRRNTMLAEVVEKLKKTELQAASPAHCYAGPGDVECDFCTGRKRKAVKSCLMCLTSFCETHLKPHLEISGLKKHTLIEASAKLQEKVCSQHSKLIEIYCRTDQTCICYLCTMDNHKGHDTITAAAERAEKQSELKEEQKKSQQRIQEKQKKVQELKQAVNTIKLSAQTAVEDSERIFTELISSMEKKRSEVTELIRAQEKAELNRAERLLEQLEQEIADLQRRVNELEQLSHTHDHIHFLQALASGRRSPQQKRPDFHTSNITVHQHLSFDGVRNSLSDLKKRLEEFCEEEFNKIPPHAAAVQIISLPEPQSREDFLKYFCYLTLDPNTVHRKLILSEKNRAVRYSEREQQYSDHPERFASYCQVLCKESVCGRCYWEVEWSGAGVFISVSYKDISRKGPGNECVFGYNNQSWSLRCSSSSSSSSSLCFYHNNIKTDLRVPSSSRIGVYVDHSAGTLSFYSVSDTMKLLHRVHTTFTQPLYAGFRIYSWFGSTVRLCDPK, from the exons gaggatcagaagggcgtctacagctgtcctcagtgcagagacaccttcactccaaggcctgttctacgcagaaacaccatgctggctgaagtggtggagaaactgaagaagactgaactccaagctgcttctcctgctcactgttatGCTGGACCTGGAGAcgtggagtgtgatttctgcaccgGGAGAAAACGCAAAGCCgtcaagtcctgtctgatgtgtttgacttcattttgtgaaactcatctGAAACCTCATCTGGAAATTTCTGgtttaaagaaacacacattaatCGAAGCTTCAGCAAAACTACAAGAGAAGGTCTGCTCTCAACATAGCAAGCTGATCgagatctactgtcgtactgatcaaacctgcatctgttatttgtgtacGATGGATAATCACAAAGGTCACGACACCATCACAGCCGCAGCAGAAAGAgctgagaaacag AGTGAGctaaaggaggagcagaagaaatcccagcagagaatccaggagaagcagaagaaggtgcaggagctgaaacaggctgtgaacactataaag ctcagtgcacagacagcagtggaggacagtgagaggatctttactgagctgatcagctccatggagaaaaagcgctcggaggtgacggagttgatcagagctcaggagaaggctgaactgaatcgagctgaacgactcctggagcaactggagcaggagattgctgatcttcagaggagagtcaatgagctggagcagctttcacacacacacgatcacatccatttcctccag GCTTTAGCTTCTGGACGTCGGTCTCCCCAACAAAAAAGACCAGATTTTCACACGTCCaacatcactgtccatcaacatctctcatttgatggagtgaggaattctctctcagatctgaagAAGAGACTCGAGGAATTCTGTGAGGAGGAATTTAACAAAATCCCTCCACATG ctgcagcagttcagatCATTTCACTACCGGAGCCACAGagcagagaagattttctgaaat atttctgttatctgactctggatcccaacACAGTACATCGTAAACTCATTctgtctgagaagaacagagcggtgagatacagtgagagagagcagcagtactctgatcatccagagagatttgcCTCCTACTgtcaggtgttgtgtaaggagagtgtgtgtggacgctgttactgggaggtggagtggagtggtGCTGGTGTGTTcatatcagtctcatataaagacatcagcaggaaaggaccgggtaatgagtgtgtgtttggatacaacaatcagtcctggagtctgcggtgttcttcttcttcttcttcttcttcttctctctgtttctatcacaACAACATTAAGACTGATCTCAGagttccatcatcctccagaataggagtgtatgtggatcacagtgcaggaactctgtccttctacagcgtctctgacacgatgaagctcctccacagagtccacaccacattcactcagcctctatacgcTGGGTTTAGGATCTACTCATGGTTTGGTTCTACTGTGAGATTGTGTGAtccaaaataa